A section of the Nitrososphaerota archaeon genome encodes:
- a CDS encoding transcription factor IIB, with the protein MNITELETCCPECKSSLVDDVHNGERICSMCGIVVMEQLADYGPESKSSSLEERTKLTRASGQTTFSQHDFGIATEISISTKDFSGKTINYQVASQMHNLRKWQQRVRVSSPKERRLANVLSMIGSTCQSLTLSGNVLETASMIYRNLNSHMEVKGKSVACIAAAVIYMACKQCNVVRSLEEVCSGTGSNKDLKMRTKLSAKYYRMLVMELGSVTAPVITMDKYISKISNLTSTDVRVERLALEIAEKTKDMNVSDGKAPNGIAAAYLYIASILLGQNVLQRDVSSVAGVTEVTIRNRCKEILSGYKLNLTLRPSFAKN; encoded by the coding sequence ATGAATATCACAGAACTAGAAACTTGCTGCCCAGAATGCAAATCATCTTTAGTAGATGATGTTCATAATGGAGAGCGAATCTGTTCCATGTGCGGAATAGTCGTCATGGAACAGCTGGCCGACTATGGTCCAGAGTCAAAAAGCTCAAGCCTTGAGGAAAGAACAAAGCTCACACGCGCAAGCGGACAAACAACTTTTTCGCAACACGACTTTGGTATTGCAACAGAGATTTCCATATCTACAAAGGACTTTTCTGGAAAAACAATCAATTACCAGGTCGCAAGCCAGATGCACAACCTTCGAAAGTGGCAACAACGAGTACGAGTCTCATCTCCAAAAGAGAGACGACTTGCAAACGTTCTGTCCATGATAGGCAGCACATGCCAATCCCTGACACTGTCAGGAAATGTTTTGGAGACTGCGTCGATGATCTACAGAAATCTTAATTCCCACATGGAAGTTAAGGGAAAATCTGTTGCGTGTATTGCAGCTGCCGTAATCTACATGGCGTGCAAGCAATGCAACGTAGTAAGATCACTTGAAGAAGTCTGTTCCGGTACGGGATCAAATAAGGACCTCAAAATGAGGACCAAGTTGTCTGCCAAGTACTACCGCATGCTAGTCATGGAGCTAGGCTCAGTCACAGCACCAGTCATAACCATGGACAAGTACATCTCCAAAATCTCGAATCTTACCAGCACGGATGTTCGAGTAGAGAGACTTGCCTTGGAAATAGCAGAAAAGACAAAGGACATGAACGTCTCAGATGGTAAGGCACCAAACGGAATTGCCGCTGCCTATCTGTACATTGCCTCAATTCTTTTGGGGCAAAACGTTCTACAGCGCGACGTATCAAGCGTTGCGGGTGTAACCGAAGTCACGATTCGAAACAGGTGCAAAGAGATTCTTTCAGGGTATAAGCTGAATCTGACGCTAAGACCGAGTTTTGCCAAAAACTAA
- a CDS encoding 30S ribosomal protein S8e, which yields MKRSVENLATSKITGGRRVPLKTRRKYDMDRFPNEAVMGEQVTVTREVRANHTKTGLKKAGFVNLAIVGGKVKKTKILKVLENATNSDYQRRGVISKGAILETEDGKCRVVSRPGQHGQVNAILIK from the coding sequence ACTGGCGGAAGACGCGTCCCACTAAAGACTAGAAGAAAATATGACATGGATAGATTCCCAAATGAGGCAGTAATGGGTGAGCAAGTAACCGTGACACGCGAAGTCCGTGCAAACCACACAAAGACAGGACTAAAGAAAGCTGGTTTTGTTAACTTGGCAATTGTAGGTGGTAAGGTGAAAAAGACAAAGATCCTCAAGGTTTTAGAAAACGCAACAAACAGTGATTATCAAAGGCGTGGTGTAATTTCCAAAGGCGCAATTCTAGAAACTGAAGACGGCAAGTGTCGTGTTGTATCAAGACCTGGCCAACACGGACAAGTAAATGCGATTTTGATTAAGTGA
- the sufC gene encoding Fe-S cluster assembly ATPase SufC: MAVLEIVDLHVQREGKPILKGVNLKTGPGEVHAIMGPNGSGKSTLAYTLLGHPKYEVTQGKIIFDGDDVTEASTDERAKKGLFLGFQYPTEVSGVGYSHFLRTSYNALSKSLQSGNREVFITVREFQNYLKKNLQTVGLRDDFLGRYLNEGFSGGEKKRSEVLQMAVLKPKVSILDEPDSGLDIDAVQAVAKAINDVSTPDATIIVITHYARILNFLKKLDYVHVFAQGKVLKSGDAGLAQELEQKGYDWIVKA, encoded by the coding sequence ATGGCAGTCCTAGAAATTGTCGATTTGCACGTACAAAGAGAGGGAAAACCAATTCTCAAAGGAGTCAACCTAAAGACTGGTCCCGGAGAGGTCCATGCTATCATGGGGCCAAACGGCTCTGGCAAGTCTACTTTGGCATACACCCTACTAGGACACCCAAAATACGAAGTAACGCAAGGAAAAATTATCTTTGATGGCGATGACGTAACAGAAGCATCAACTGATGAGCGGGCAAAAAAGGGATTATTCTTGGGATTCCAGTATCCAACCGAAGTGTCGGGTGTAGGATATTCGCATTTTCTTAGAACATCATACAATGCTCTATCCAAATCGCTGCAAAGCGGCAATAGAGAGGTGTTCATCACGGTTAGAGAATTTCAAAACTATCTCAAGAAAAACCTGCAGACAGTAGGACTGCGGGATGACTTTTTGGGTAGATATCTAAACGAAGGATTCTCCGGAGGAGAAAAGAAAAGATCTGAGGTACTCCAAATGGCAGTACTAAAGCCAAAGGTATCCATTCTAGACGAGCCTGATTCGGGACTCGACATTGATGCAGTACAGGCAGTTGCAAAAGCAATCAATGACGTCTCCACACCAGATGCCACGATCATAGTGATTACTCATTATGCGAGAATTCTTAATTTTCTCAAAAAGCTGGACTATGTGCATGTGTTTGCCCAAGGCAAGGTTCTGAAGTCAGGCGATGCAGGCCTTGCGCAAGAATTAGAGCAAAAAGGGTACGACTGGATAGTAAAAGCATAG